One Caretta caretta isolate rCarCar2 chromosome 6, rCarCar1.hap1, whole genome shotgun sequence genomic region harbors:
- the TSSC4 gene encoding U5 small nuclear ribonucleoprotein TSSC4, with protein MGDEGAGEPFMGIVAGQAKDYEGTLPSDTVSLSDSDSEDFGLVDEAEVDTISPEEPPSLDDIGYGSDEIPDSSNNNLKSPVQPFHLKGMSSTFSLRSQSIFDGLEGAAKLAVPSMAEDNIIDGRFKRPLPPPTPLSKMAAESLGRQSKPPPAPKSSPGVPDYVAHPERWTKYSLEGVSESSDKTNRMAAMEFLEGLKKKGGEQSSATQDSYTPYFNQDPSSHGAGRIIFTKPTKIGMCSLERKRPAEEDGKKLMNTKQGLNEKSPKKGNDLSEEDEVELGHLDTEGKKTVEEEEWLKLEDLGTKRELGTGSTHTGEDALVETVGFHGSKKRSRKHFRLKADDEEAEES; from the coding sequence ATGGGAGATGAAGGTGCTGGTGAGCCCTTTATGGGTATAGTGGCTGGCCAGGCCAAAGACTATGAGGGCACCCTACCTTCTGACACAGTTTCGCTCAGTGATTCAGACTCTGAAGACTTTGGCTTAGTGGATGAAGCAGAAGTTGATACGATTTCTCCAGAGGAACCACCGTCTTTGGATGACATAGGTTATGGATCAGATGAGATCCCTGATTCTTCAAACAACAACCTTAAGTCTCCTGTCCAGCCATTCCATCTGAAAGGCATGAGCTCTACCTTCTCGCTGCGGAGCCAGAGCATATTTGACGGCCTGGAAGGGGCAGCCAAATTAGCGGTACCTTCTATGGCTGAAGATAACATTATTGATGGGAGGTTTAAgcgccctctgcccccacccactcCTTTAAGCAAGATGGCTGCAGAAAGCCTTGGAAGGCAAAGCAagccacccccagctcccaaaaGCTCTCCAGGAGTCCCGGACTACGTGGCACACCCAGAACGCTGGACAAAGTACAGTCTGGAGGGAGTTTCAGAGTCTAGTGATAAGACCAACAGGATGGCTGCCATGGAGTTCCTAGAGGGCTTGAAGAAGAAAGGAGGAGAACAAAGCTCAGCTACCCAAGACAGCTACACCCCATATTTCAACCAGGACCCCTCCAGCCATGGTGCTGGAAGGATAATATTTACCAAACCCACAAAGATAGGCATGTGTAGTTTGGAAAGGAAAAGACCAGCAGAGGAGGATGGTAAGAAGCTCATGAACAcaaagcaaggtctgaatgagaaATCTCCCAAGAAGGGCAATGACTTGAGTGAAGAGGATGAAGTTGAGCTGGGCCATTTAGACACTGAAGGGAAGAAGACggtggaggaagaggagtggcTGAAGTTGGAGGACCTGGGTACAAAAAGAGAACTTGGCACAGGTTCCACTCACACAGGTGAAGATGCTTTGGTGGAAACCGTAGGGTTTCACggtagtaagaaaaggagtaggAAGCATTTCCGTCTCAAAGCAGACGATGAAGAGGCTGAAGAGTCTTAA